One Paenisporosarcina sp. FSL H8-0542 genomic region harbors:
- a CDS encoding Na+/H+ antiporter family protein — MNAVLIAVGVMLLLSLLRVNVVFALLVGAVSGGLAGGLTMTDTITAFTDGLGGGASIALSYALLGGFAVAISKTGIPELLVASILKLIKKDGETEKTALAKTLIILTLLLMAVFSQNLIPIHIAFIPLLVPPILNVMNMLKLDRRLIASVLTFGLTAPYILLPYGFGFIFHEIIATQMEAAGLAIDMKDIPYAMLIPTGGLVVGLLIAIFFSYRRPREYEQDITIEASEAILVSKKDIVFTIVALVAALVAQIQTESMIIGALAGILTLYVAGVLKWKEADNLLTEGMRMMAFIGFVMIAANGFASVIQATGDIESLVGSASSLLEGNKALAAMLMLVIGLLITMGIGSSFATIPIIAAIFVPLAVEFGFSTLAIISLIGTAGALGDAGSPASDSTLGPTAGLNVDGQHNHIWDTCVPTFIHYNIPLLVFGWIAIMVL; from the coding sequence ATGAATGCTGTATTAATCGCTGTAGGAGTCATGCTGCTATTAAGCTTGTTGAGAGTTAACGTTGTGTTTGCATTACTTGTAGGGGCCGTTTCGGGTGGGCTAGCAGGTGGTTTAACCATGACAGATACAATCACTGCTTTTACAGACGGACTAGGCGGAGGGGCTTCCATTGCGTTGAGCTATGCATTGCTCGGTGGGTTTGCCGTCGCTATTTCTAAAACAGGGATTCCAGAGCTTCTTGTTGCAAGCATACTAAAACTAATTAAAAAAGATGGAGAAACAGAAAAGACCGCTTTGGCTAAAACGCTCATTATTTTGACGTTACTATTAATGGCTGTATTCTCCCAGAATTTAATCCCTATTCATATTGCTTTTATTCCATTACTTGTACCTCCCATTTTGAATGTAATGAATATGCTTAAACTTGATCGTCGGCTGATTGCATCTGTTCTGACATTTGGTTTAACAGCACCTTATATTTTATTGCCGTATGGGTTCGGATTTATCTTCCATGAGATCATCGCAACGCAAATGGAAGCCGCGGGTCTTGCAATTGATATGAAAGATATCCCGTATGCCATGTTAATTCCAACAGGAGGATTGGTCGTCGGACTGTTGATTGCCATCTTCTTTTCTTACAGAAGACCAAGAGAGTATGAACAAGATATTACTATAGAAGCTTCAGAAGCAATTCTAGTTAGTAAAAAAGATATTGTCTTTACAATTGTTGCGTTAGTTGCTGCTCTCGTAGCTCAAATACAAACCGAGTCAATGATAATTGGAGCTCTTGCTGGAATTCTGACGCTGTACGTTGCTGGAGTTCTCAAATGGAAGGAAGCCGATAACTTATTAACTGAAGGTATGCGCATGATGGCATTCATCGGTTTCGTAATGATTGCTGCAAATGGATTTGCTTCTGTTATTCAAGCAACTGGAGACATTGAATCATTGGTAGGCAGTGCTTCTTCATTATTAGAAGGAAACAAAGCGCTCGCAGCAATGCTCATGCTTGTCATTGGATTATTAATCACGATGGGAATTGGTTCTTCATTCGCGACGATACCGATTATCGCAGCAATCTTCGTGCCGCTTGCTGTAGAGTTCGGATTCAGCACGCTCGCCATTATTTCTTTGATTGGCACAGCTGGTGCACTTGGAGATGCTGGATCGCCAGCGTCAGATAGTACGCTGGGACCAACTGCTGGATTGAATGTAGACGGCCAACACAATCACATTTGGGATACGTGCGTACCGACGTTTATCCATTACAATATTCCGCTACTGGTTTTCGGTTGGATTGCGATTATGGTTCTTTAA